A stretch of the Pan troglodytes isolate AG18354 chromosome 20, NHGRI_mPanTro3-v2.0_pri, whole genome shotgun sequence genome encodes the following:
- the LOC468976 gene encoding sialic acid-binding Ig-like lectin 7 isoform X1 — translation MLLLLLLPPLLWGRERVEGQKSNRKDYSLTMQSSVTVQEGMCVHVRCSFSYPVDSQTDSDPVHGYWFRAENDISWKAPVATNNPARAVREETRDRFHLLGDPQTKNCTLSIRDARMSDAGRYFFRMEKGNIKWNYKHDQLSVNVTALTHRPNILIPGTLESGCFQNLTCSVPWACEQGTPPMISWMGTSVSPLHPSTTRSSVLTLIPQPQHHGTSLTCQVTLPGAGVTTNRTIQLNVSYPPQNLTVTVFQGEGTASTALGNSSSLSVLEGQSLRLVCAVDSNPPARLSWTWRSLTLYPSQPSNPLVLELQVHLGDEGEFTCRAQNSLGSQHVSLNLSLQHEYTGKMRPVSGVLLGAVGGAGATALVFLSFCVIFIVVRSCRKKSARPAADVGDTGMEDANTIRGSASQGTLTESWAYDNPRHHGLAAPSSGEEREVQYAPLSFHKGEPQDLSGQEATNNEYSEIKIPK, via the exons atgctgctgctgctgctgctgccgcccctgctctgggggagggagagggtggaAGGACAGAAGAGTAACCGGAAGGATTACTCGCTGACAATGCAGAGTTCCGTGACCGTGCAAGAGGGCATGTGTGTCCATGTGCGCTGCTCCTTCTCCTACCCAGTGGACAGCCAGACTGACTCTGACCCAGTTCATGGCTACTGGTTCCGGGCAGAGAATGATATAAGCTGGAAGGCTCCAGTGGCCACAAACAACCCAGCTCGGGCAGTGCGGGAGGAAACTCGGGACCGATTCCACCTCCTTGGGGACCCACAGACCAAAAACTGCACCCTGAGCATCAGAGATGCCAGAATGAGTGATGCGGGGAGATACTTCTTTCGTATggagaaaggaaatataaaatggaattataaacATGACCAGCTCTCTGTGAATGTGACAG CCTTGACCCACAGGCCCAACATCCTCATCCCCGGTACCCTGGAGTCTGGCTGCTTCCAGAATCTGACCTGCTCTGTGCCCTGGGCCTGTGAGCAGGGGACGCCCCCTATGATCTCCTGGATGGGGACCTCTGTGTCCCCCCTGCACCCCTCCACCACCCGCTCCTCAGTGCTCACCCTCATCCCACAGCCCCAGCACCACGGCACCAGCCTCACCTGTCAGGTGACCTTGCCTGGGGCCGGCGTGACCACGAACAGGACCATCCAACTCAATGTGTCCT ACCCTCCTCAGAACTTGACTGTGACTGTCTTCCAAGGAGAAGGCACAG CATCCACAGCTCTGGGGAACAGCTCATCTCTTTCAGTCCTAGAGGGCCAGTCTCTGCGCTTGGTCTGTGCTGTTGACAGCAATCCCCCTGCCAGGCTGAGCTGGACCTGGAGGAGTCTGACCCTGTACCCCTCACAGCCCTCAAACCCTCTGGTACTGGAGCTGCAAGTGCACCTGGGGGATGAAGGGGAATTCACCTGTCGAGCTCAGAACTCTCTGGGTTCCCAGCACGTTTCCCTGAACCTCTCCCTGCAACACGAGTACACAG GCAAAATGAGGCCTGTATCAGGAGTGTTGCTGGGGGCGGTCGGGGGAGCTGGAGCCACAGCCCTGGTCTTCCTCTCCTTCTGTGTCATCTTCATTGT AGTGAGGTCCTGCAGGAAGAAATCGGCAAGGCCAGCAGCGGACGTGGGAGATACAGGCATGGAGGATGCAAACACCATCAGGGGCTCAGCCTCTCAG GGTACCCTGACTGAGTCCTGGGCATATGATAACCCCCGACACCATGGCCTGGCTGCCCCCTCCTCAGGGGAGGAAAGAGAGGTCCAGTATGCACCCCTCAGCTTTCATAAGGGGGAGCCTCAGGACCTATCAGGACAAGAGGCCACCAACAATGAGTACTCAGAGATCAAGATCCCCAAGTAA
- the LOC468976 gene encoding sialic acid-binding Ig-like lectin 7 isoform X2 has translation MLLLLLLPPLLWGRERVEGQKSNRKDYSLTMQSSVTVQEGMCVHVRCSFSYPVDSQTDSDPVHGYWFRAENDISWKAPVATNNPARAVREETRDRFHLLGDPQTKNCTLSIRDARMSDAGRYFFRMEKGNIKWNYKHDQLSVNVTALTHRPNILIPGTLESGCFQNLTCSVPWACEQGTPPMISWMGTSVSPLHPSTTRSSVLTLIPQPQHHGTSLTCQVTLPGAGVTTNRTIQLNVSYPPQNLTVTVFQGEGTASTALGNSSSLSVLEGQSLRLVCAVDSNPPARLSWTWRSLTLYPSQPSNPLVLELQVHLGDEGEFTCRAQNSLGSQHVSLNLSLQHEYTE, from the exons atgctgctgctgctgctgctgccgcccctgctctgggggagggagagggtggaAGGACAGAAGAGTAACCGGAAGGATTACTCGCTGACAATGCAGAGTTCCGTGACCGTGCAAGAGGGCATGTGTGTCCATGTGCGCTGCTCCTTCTCCTACCCAGTGGACAGCCAGACTGACTCTGACCCAGTTCATGGCTACTGGTTCCGGGCAGAGAATGATATAAGCTGGAAGGCTCCAGTGGCCACAAACAACCCAGCTCGGGCAGTGCGGGAGGAAACTCGGGACCGATTCCACCTCCTTGGGGACCCACAGACCAAAAACTGCACCCTGAGCATCAGAGATGCCAGAATGAGTGATGCGGGGAGATACTTCTTTCGTATggagaaaggaaatataaaatggaattataaacATGACCAGCTCTCTGTGAATGTGACAG CCTTGACCCACAGGCCCAACATCCTCATCCCCGGTACCCTGGAGTCTGGCTGCTTCCAGAATCTGACCTGCTCTGTGCCCTGGGCCTGTGAGCAGGGGACGCCCCCTATGATCTCCTGGATGGGGACCTCTGTGTCCCCCCTGCACCCCTCCACCACCCGCTCCTCAGTGCTCACCCTCATCCCACAGCCCCAGCACCACGGCACCAGCCTCACCTGTCAGGTGACCTTGCCTGGGGCCGGCGTGACCACGAACAGGACCATCCAACTCAATGTGTCCT ACCCTCCTCAGAACTTGACTGTGACTGTCTTCCAAGGAGAAGGCACAG CATCCACAGCTCTGGGGAACAGCTCATCTCTTTCAGTCCTAGAGGGCCAGTCTCTGCGCTTGGTCTGTGCTGTTGACAGCAATCCCCCTGCCAGGCTGAGCTGGACCTGGAGGAGTCTGACCCTGTACCCCTCACAGCCCTCAAACCCTCTGGTACTGGAGCTGCAAGTGCACCTGGGGGATGAAGGGGAATTCACCTGTCGAGCTCAGAACTCTCTGGGTTCCCAGCACGTTTCCCTGAACCTCTCCCTGCAACACGAGTACACAG AGTGA